A single window of Chloracidobacterium sp. DNA harbors:
- a CDS encoding glycosyl hydrolase, whose protein sequence is MKTILSILVILLSAQFATAQWIKQTVNTTASFRGLAVVNENVVWASGTGGTVIKTLDGGKTWSVMIVPGAEKLDFRDIEAFDPNTAYILSIGNGGSSRIYKTTDGGATWNLQFTNTNSKAFFDAMACWDKNNCIAMADPVDDKFNLIETANGGKTWTQIDTGGMPAAGSGEAAFAASGTCIITHGNNNAFIVTGGGDARVFRTIDRGKTWQVADTPMVKGTSGSGIFGIAMRDAKNGVIVGGNYEKPEIAAKNQIAFTSDGGKSWYQSPEFPHGFRSAIAYLDKYHAVTVGSTGSDTSSYQLGSWLSIDKSEYNAVQTKGKKATWAVGAKGLVVRMK, encoded by the coding sequence ATGAAAACCATACTTAGCATATTGGTCATTCTCTTAAGTGCCCAATTCGCCACGGCACAATGGATCAAGCAGACCGTGAATACCACAGCGAGTTTTCGCGGGCTTGCGGTCGTAAACGAAAACGTCGTATGGGCAAGCGGTACCGGCGGAACAGTGATAAAAACACTCGACGGCGGAAAAACCTGGTCGGTGATGATAGTTCCCGGCGCTGAGAAACTTGATTTCCGCGATATCGAGGCGTTTGATCCAAATACGGCCTATATTCTGAGTATCGGCAACGGTGGATCATCGCGGATCTACAAAACCACTGACGGCGGCGCGACGTGGAATCTGCAGTTTACCAATACGAACTCAAAAGCATTTTTTGATGCTATGGCGTGCTGGGACAAGAATAATTGCATTGCAATGGCGGACCCGGTCGATGACAAGTTCAACCTGATCGAAACCGCGAACGGCGGAAAGACCTGGACGCAGATCGACACGGGCGGAATGCCTGCGGCCGGATCCGGTGAGGCGGCATTTGCCGCAAGCGGCACCTGCATTATCACGCATGGCAACAACAACGCGTTTATTGTCACAGGCGGCGGCGACGCGAGGGTTTTTAGGACCATTGATCGCGGCAAAACGTGGCAGGTCGCTGACACCCCGATGGTCAAGGGCACGTCGGGTAGCGGTATTTTTGGTATCGCTATGCGGGATGCTAAGAACGGCGTGATCGTCGGCGGCAATTACGAAAAACCGGAGATCGCTGCAAAGAATCAGATCGCCTTTACAAGCGACGGCGGTAAGTCGTGGTATCAGAGCCCTGAGTTCCCGCACGGCTTCCGTTCCGCGATAGCATATTTAGATAAATATCACGCCGTAACCGTCGGTTCGACCGGTTCGGACACTTCCTCGTATCAACTTGGCAGTTGGCTCTCGATAGATAAGTCGGAATACAATGCCGTGCAGACAAAGGGCAAAAAAGCGACCTGGGCTGTCGGGGCGAAAGGCCTTGTGGTGCGAATGAAATGA
- the lpdA gene encoding dihydrolipoyl dehydrogenase, which produces MAEQFDITIIGAGPGGYVAAVRGAQLGLKVAIIEKEKDAKLGGTCGLRGCIPTKALLNAAHLYQKAGHFEDFGLKVTGLSFDWAGIQKYKSNIVDKNAAGVTYLMKKNKVTVFNGFGKIAGKGKVEVTSADGNKQTIDTKNIIIATGSVVRPIPGFETDGKQVVNSDHILELDRVPKSMVVMGSGAVGVEFASVYHRFGCETTVVELMDRIVPIEDADVSKELARAFKKQGIRCETGVKLDKLTKDKKGIKVSGKNAKGDEVTFEAEMLLVAVGRMPLIENIGLDKTKAVVNPRGTIKVNEYCETDEPNVYAIGDVIDTAWLAHLASKEGILVVEKIAGKKVEPIKQNLVPNCTYCDPEVASVGLTEAKAKEAGYDVKVGKFPFSASGKARILGETDGFVKIVSEKKYDEVLGVHIIGPHATELLAEACVAMSLETTADELGRVIHAHPTVSEAVMEAAEGVHDMTIHM; this is translated from the coding sequence TTGGCAGAACAATTTGACATCACTATTATCGGAGCAGGGCCGGGCGGATACGTTGCCGCGGTCCGCGGGGCACAACTTGGACTCAAGGTAGCCATCATCGAAAAGGAAAAGGACGCGAAACTTGGCGGCACATGCGGCCTGCGTGGCTGTATACCGACCAAGGCACTATTGAACGCAGCCCATCTATATCAGAAAGCGGGTCATTTCGAAGATTTTGGTTTGAAGGTCACAGGCCTCAGTTTTGACTGGGCCGGGATCCAGAAATACAAATCGAATATCGTCGACAAAAATGCCGCGGGCGTGACCTACTTGATGAAAAAGAACAAGGTCACGGTTTTCAATGGCTTTGGAAAGATCGCCGGTAAAGGCAAGGTCGAGGTGACCTCCGCAGACGGCAACAAACAGACGATCGACACCAAGAACATTATTATAGCAACCGGTTCCGTCGTTCGACCGATCCCCGGATTTGAAACCGACGGAAAGCAGGTCGTCAATTCTGACCACATACTGGAACTCGATAGAGTGCCGAAATCGATGGTCGTGATGGGTTCGGGCGCCGTCGGCGTCGAATTTGCGAGCGTCTATCACCGTTTCGGATGCGAGACTACCGTGGTCGAATTAATGGATCGGATAGTGCCGATCGAAGACGCGGACGTTTCTAAGGAACTTGCTCGAGCCTTTAAGAAGCAAGGCATTCGATGTGAGACTGGCGTTAAGCTCGATAAACTCACCAAGGACAAAAAAGGCATCAAGGTCTCCGGTAAAAACGCGAAAGGCGATGAAGTTACGTTCGAAGCCGAAATGCTACTTGTCGCCGTCGGCCGTATGCCGTTGATCGAGAATATCGGTTTGGATAAGACCAAGGCCGTCGTCAATCCGCGCGGTACGATCAAGGTGAACGAATATTGCGAGACCGACGAACCCAATGTTTACGCCATCGGTGACGTTATTGATACGGCTTGGCTCGCTCATCTCGCTTCGAAAGAAGGCATTCTGGTCGTTGAAAAGATCGCGGGCAAAAAGGTAGAGCCGATTAAGCAAAACCTCGTCCCGAACTGCACATATTGTGATCCCGAAGTCGCCAGCGTCGGCCTGACCGAAGCAAAGGCGAAAGAAGCCGGTTATGACGTCAAGGTCGGCAAATTCCCTTTCTCGGCATCGGGCAAGGCTCGCATCCTCGGCGAAACTGACGGTTTCGTAAAGATCGTGTCAGAGAAGAAATATGACGAGGTCCTCGGCGTCCACATCATTGGTCCGCACGCGACCGAACTGCTGGCCGAGGCCTGCGTAGCAATGTCGCTCGAGACGACGGCCGACGAACTAGGACGCGTTATTCACGCCCACCCGACCGTTTCCGAAGCAGTTATGGAAGCCGCCGAGGGTGTGCACGACATGACGATACATATGTAG
- a CDS encoding sulfurtransferase has translation MIHSDEFLSIVNDAKSRIRELTVPEAQERVAVGAKLIDVREDSEWSEHASGAIHIGRGVIERDIVSEIPDKSTEIILYCGGGYRSALAADMLQKMGYSNVWSMDGGWKAWKDAGAPFEMEIPF, from the coding sequence ATGATCCATTCAGACGAATTTCTGTCGATCGTCAACGACGCAAAGTCTCGAATTCGTGAGTTGACCGTGCCGGAGGCTCAGGAACGAGTCGCCGTCGGAGCCAAACTCATAGACGTCCGCGAAGATAGCGAATGGTCCGAGCACGCGAGCGGTGCGATACACATCGGGCGCGGTGTGATCGAGCGCGATATAGTTAGCGAGATCCCGGATAAATCGACCGAGATCATTCTGTATTGCGGCGGCGGTTACCGTTCGGCACTGGCGGCGGATATGCTGCAGAAGATGGGATATTCCAATGTGTGGTCAATGGACGGCGGCTGGAAGGCGTGGAAGGATGCCGGAGCACCTTTTGAAATGGAGATACCTTTCTAA
- the serA gene encoding phosphoglycerate dehydrogenase: MKSAQTSYPRYKIKILLLENISDAAVDELNHGGYFEIQRINGALSESELIKAVSGVHLLGIRSKTRITKNVLEAADKLVAIGCFCIGVNQVDLNTATENGVAVFNAPHANTRSVAELIIGLSVMLIRKIADKNAAAHRGEWLKDAKGSFELRGKTLGIIGYGNIGSQVSTMAEAMGMQVIYYDIATKLPLGNAKSVRELKDLLKRSNIVTLHVPSDETTRNMINAETLKQMSRGSILINHSRGDVVDIEALQKAIKAGKIIGAAVDVFPIEPEKNGDPFESVLQNLPNVILTPHIGGSTEEAQANIGLDVTSKLTKYLELGISAGSHTVPSVSLPPQASTHRILHIHRNIPGVLGQINSRLSKAGINIVGQYLKTNDQIGYVILDIDHELSKEAFEILKGIKGTVKARMVY; the protein is encoded by the coding sequence ATGAAATCTGCCCAAACATCATATCCCCGTTACAAGATCAAGATACTTTTGCTTGAGAACATCTCTGACGCCGCCGTTGATGAGTTGAATCACGGCGGATACTTTGAGATACAACGAATTAACGGAGCATTGAGCGAGAGTGAGCTTATTAAGGCCGTTAGCGGCGTTCATTTGCTAGGTATAAGGTCAAAGACGCGGATCACCAAAAATGTCTTGGAGGCGGCGGATAAGCTCGTGGCGATCGGTTGTTTTTGTATCGGTGTAAATCAGGTAGACCTCAACACCGCCACGGAAAACGGCGTTGCTGTTTTTAATGCACCGCACGCAAATACAAGGTCAGTGGCCGAACTGATAATCGGGCTCAGCGTAATGCTTATCCGAAAGATCGCGGATAAAAATGCTGCCGCACATCGTGGCGAATGGCTGAAAGACGCTAAAGGCAGCTTCGAACTTCGCGGCAAAACGCTTGGCATCATTGGCTATGGCAATATCGGTTCGCAGGTATCGACGATGGCTGAGGCGATGGGGATGCAGGTGATCTATTACGATATCGCAACCAAACTGCCGCTCGGTAATGCAAAATCTGTACGCGAATTAAAGGACCTGCTGAAACGGTCGAATATCGTCACGCTCCACGTGCCGTCTGATGAGACGACGCGAAATATGATAAATGCCGAAACTCTCAAGCAAATGAGTAGAGGCAGCATTCTGATCAACCACAGCCGCGGCGATGTGGTCGATATTGAAGCTCTTCAAAAAGCGATCAAGGCCGGAAAGATAATCGGAGCCGCAGTCGATGTGTTTCCGATCGAGCCGGAAAAGAACGGTGATCCGTTCGAGTCGGTTCTACAAAACCTGCCGAACGTGATCCTGACGCCGCATATCGGCGGATCGACCGAAGAAGCTCAAGCAAACATCGGGCTCGACGTTACCTCAAAACTGACGAAATACCTCGAACTCGGTATCTCTGCAGGCTCACACACAGTGCCCTCCGTGAGTTTGCCGCCGCAGGCATCGACCCATCGTATTCTGCACATTCACCGGAATATTCCGGGCGTATTAGGGCAGATCAACTCCCGACTTTCTAAAGCCGGGATCAATATCGTCGGCCAGTACCTCAAGACCAACGACCAGATCGGTTACGTAATATTGGACATCGATCACGAGTTGTCCAAAGAAGCGTTTGAGATACTGAAAGGGATCAAAGGAACCGTCAAGGCTCGGATGGTGTATTGA
- a CDS encoding class I SAM-dependent methyltransferase produces the protein MNNDQRDNEFDPRARTREIRAEFAARGDVIGWFEALYTEAAGDNTKIPWGDLVPNPYLRAWAESTGLKGDGRKALVIGCGLGDDAKYLYDLGFKVTAFDVSPTAIEWAKRIHSDTDIKFENANLFDPSRDWIGAFDFVLEVYTIQPLPLDLRPKVVDAISAFVGDDGELLVVTRGREDDVEPDELPWPMSRKDLSRFESNGLVQTDFVQMPGEEDEPPRFVVTYRRNSMPE, from the coding sequence ATGAATAACGATCAACGAGACAATGAATTTGACCCGAGAGCCCGCACCCGTGAGATCCGGGCGGAGTTTGCCGCACGAGGCGACGTCATCGGATGGTTTGAGGCTCTTTACACGGAAGCGGCGGGGGACAATACCAAAATTCCGTGGGGCGATCTTGTGCCAAATCCGTACTTAAGGGCGTGGGCAGAATCTACGGGCTTAAAGGGAGACGGTCGCAAGGCACTTGTCATAGGATGCGGCCTTGGCGATGACGCGAAATATCTGTACGATCTCGGATTTAAGGTTACGGCTTTCGACGTTTCGCCAACAGCGATCGAATGGGCAAAGCGTATCCATTCCGATACGGACATTAAATTTGAGAATGCCAATCTTTTTGATCCGTCCCGTGATTGGATCGGCGCATTTGATTTTGTGCTGGAGGTCTATACGATCCAACCGCTCCCGCTCGATCTGCGTCCGAAAGTGGTCGATGCGATATCGGCATTTGTGGGAGATGATGGAGAGCTTCTGGTGGTCACGCGTGGCCGCGAAGATGATGTCGAACCGGACGAATTGCCCTGGCCGATGTCCCGTAAGGATCTTTCCCGCTTTGAATCGAACGGTCTCGTTCAAACCGATTTTGTCCAGATGCCGGGCGAAGAAGACGAACCGCCGCGATTCGTGGTCACATATAGACGCAATTCTATGCCCGAGTAG